The segment gggcttagttttttgaactttaaaaaaaaaaaaaaaaaaaaaaaaaaaaaaaaattgtaaaaaaatttcaaaaattaaaattcacatattaatttttttggaaaaaaagttccaaaatctatagccattcccaaaaaaaatattttttttcaaaaattcacagctgttctcaaaaaatttcaaatatcaaattttctacagcccctccatcccactccctgtggacgtccctggtatgggaaaatatttaaattaacagtATACGGCAGTTGTGGCTTGTTTTGAGCACTTTATGTAGGGAGTGAACGGCATCCATTTGAAAGTTAAAACATTcgaaataagatattttgaactcttttgatTCATGATGCACGATAAATGTAAAGGTGTGGCGTGAGAGAGTGAGATTGATTGACAATGTGTGAGTTCCAGGCCAATTGTGTGACACTTGAAAGCCTCTGAATTCCCTTATTCCTTATAGAGCTTTTCACTAACGTcacaaattacatcattaacCGAAGTGAAACCATGTTTAGGGCCGTGAgctgataaattaaaatatatgatttcaaaaattccgAAGAAATACTACAGCTCATggctttcaaaataaaaaatcacttaaaacctttattaagTACTTCTTAATGCCAAAGAAAAACagggatatttgaattaattcaaataataggCATGATTTTTACAATTGATTTTAGTTTAGATGGATTAGAAACGAAAACAGTGTgataattctataatatttttgaatacatattaggACATGATAATATGGCTAGAGATTAGGATTTTTGTTAGACAGTCAATGTTTAAGCTCCTCTATTTGTCGGTCCCATTTTGTCATTCAAATAAACGGGAGTAGTTcaccattttctttaattttaattaaaaaaggggtTTTATTCGGATAAACTAGGGTTGTTTACCCGGTTAGATGACCGGGATTAACATTCATACATTAAAAGAAGTTCCTATGCGGAATAATGAAGTCATAACACTTTGTGAATGTATCTACatgaaaaatctattaaatgGCTTCCATGACTTCTTAATTctcaacatttataaaaacagtAAAAGTCACACTCaagtatttcataattaagGTTTGTTTAAGCATTATTTcgtcatttttatattgaactATTCTGTTAACATTATGCTTAAGGTCTCTAaatatttggattaaaaattgGAAGTCCAATAcgtccaaaatattatttttttttgtaaaattatatagcACATAAGTTGAAACGATGGctatattaattaagattttttgcTAACAACTCACTGTAGGGATGTGAAAAAGGGCCATTCTCGGTGAGCTCAAAAATACGGCTGAAAGAATGTCCTAAAAATGTGGTATGATGTTGAGTCTTAAATAAGGgatagaaaaattgacaaactaTTATGAAACAATGAACCTCGAGAATCAATTCCAAAACTGTTTAAGTATCAAAAACCAATGtagtataatttcaaataaaattgggTTCAGGaagaatatgataaattaagaatttacgtagaaaatggagcaaaaataagaaaaaagatattacaGGGCCTTTGGATGTCTAAATATACCattctaaaatttgaaatattgatatttaagtaTTGACATTAAGGAAATAATCCGAATTAATATTGATACAAAAATGTTTGGCATGTTAACATCCTTAATATGGAGgggaatgaataaaatatcctACTAAATCTAGTTATGTACTTAAACCATTAATATAAAACACTAACTATGTCTGTGTAATGGTTGTGTACACTTGCTTTATCAACTGTTCGTTAAGGAATGACATAACTTCTCTATTAAAGTACGTTCTAAGACGCATtacacatattttcaaaatattgttattcaTTAATCCACTTATTTGAATGGCTTCCTTGGAATCATATATAAGAAACATTGTTCTTATATAGATAATACAGTTTCTTTTTGATTCAAGTAAACCCTTTTTTAAATCGGTGTGCAAAATCTCTCATATCATGGTTAACTCCACagtgaaaatattcaaaaaaggatcTCCAAATGGTAAGGAATTATTGAAGAAGAATAACAATATGTGTATGAATGTAGTagtaattcaatttcaatatcTCCAGGtcgtgttttttttgtatttgggaAGGCGGGAATATGTGTCTTGTGATGGAAAGATGGATCCCGTTGAAGGAGTAGCTCATATATGCGACAATAAGGACTATATCGAGGGTAAGTAGCtataaaaattggatttatgACCACATTTACATACTCATACATCTttacaaaagtaattattaaaaatataacaatttccAATTGAAGGAAAGACCCTGTTTGCCAGTCTCGTCTGTACCTTTCGTCATGGTAGAGAAGAAGATGAGGTCATGGGGGTTTCATTCAAAAAGGAATTAATTGTAGATCGTTGTGAAATCCCTACTTCAAATAATACTGACGATCTAACAAAACTACAAGTATTCCAAATTAAGATCCTTAAAGTATCAATTGTGTAGCTTGCTAATTACCTAATCCCTTTCCTAGAGCCGTCTAACCAGGAAATTGGGAGACATGGCTTTTCCTTTCATTCTTAATTTCCCTGAAATTGCTCCCAACTCTGTTCTTATTCGTGGAGACGAAGGAGATGCCTCTCAGATGGGAGTCAATTATGAGGTTCGGGTTCATATTGGAGATGGTCCTAGTGATTTCAAGGGTACTAAGAAGTCTTCAGTATCCATGAGTATTCGTaaagtattgaatattatttatttttacctcaAGTATATTACacaaattgattattatatttttagacacAATGGGTGGGTGTTCCAAATGAAAAACGATGCCCAACTGCCACAGCAGACAAAGGATTCCTTTGCTCAAAGGGCAAGATTGTTTTGGAGTGCAAGTTAGATAATGAAATTGTCTATCATGGTCAAGACATACCCATTAATGTCTCCATTCATAACAACTCGAATAAGTCTGTCAAGTCTATTAAAGTATGTGATTCAATTATTCAAACTTAGCTCGTAACTAATTTGCTTTATTCGTATGTACATAGTGTGTCATTGTTCAGCATTGTGAAATGACATTGGTTCAAGCTCAATACAGTTGTAAGGTAGCACGTTTGGAAACCAAGGACGGATGCCCCTTAGGTCCTGGAGCATCAATGAACCGTACTTTTACGATGAAACCCTTATCACAAATGTGTGGATGTGAAAGAGGCCTTGCTCTGGATGCTGCCCTTAGTAAAGTTACGGATGAAACAAATTTGGCTAGTTCTTCCATAGCTGAGTCGGGTGATCCCAATGACCTTCTCGGTGTCATAGTCTCATATTCCATCAAGGTTAAATTGGTTCTGAGTGGTATGGGGGGTGAACTTGAAGTCGATGTACCTTTCAAATTGTTACATCCCCGCCCTGGTAAATCTAATCTTGATAAatggttatttataaatagtacagtttgaatttttattttatagaatccGAAGAGGCTGATAAACTTCaggaactaaaaaaagaaacggcCAAAACTGTTCAATCGAATAAAAGAAGACAAAAGTTCCAGGCTCAGGACTCTGTTTTGGTGGATACATTTGGAACAAGTCAGGAAGAATGAAACTACTCATTTAATATACTATATTAAAGCATTATAGAGCAttactattgaataaatatatttttagtggaGTTCTATATATGTCACGAATACATTATaccaatattgaatattattcgACAGAATCTTCATGTATCATATTTGTAGTTAGTCTTGTAAATAAAGCTTACAAGAAAAAGCTCTCGTACCCAACATTAGCTTTCATGAAgaactttcatttcattttttctttctatactCTGTATTGTATGATACCTCCGTGGAATATGAAAATGGTGGTAGTTCTGGACGAAGTAAGCAAGGCAAAATTGTTCCATGATAAATACTGTCACAAcctataatgaaatatatataattattgtactGCATCAAATACATCACTAAATGATTATGcatctatttatttatcttcataaataaataatcaattatcatatttattacagTACACTGATGCTTATTGTAACGTATATTTTAGtagttcataaataataattaatatgataaaatatgattaCGTTTTTCTCCAATCAGAATGGGAACAACTGGTGGTTTTTCAGGCTGATAAAGTCCAGGGGATTTGATGTCATTATCAATGGGCCCAGGTGGATCCAACGGTGCTGAATGTATGCTCctatatgtcaaaaataaactcaatattATTGCATATAATATCGACATTGTTGCTTATGGATTTATTAAGGTACTTGTGTGAGACACTTTTTGAGTTAATACATCGTCTTGAAATTATCACAGCTACCTGGAGTATTTCATAGGTGAAATACTCCAGGTatgattttatgtatatgtatatatttgaaaagagaTCTGACGTCTTTATAACTAACAAAAATATTcgtgttttaaaaaatacaattgaaccTCATGTTTAAAAGATAAGAGTATACAACGTTTCTGTTCTTTATAGGTAGATTCAAAACCGATTTAATTCAGTGTTATCATGTATATCGCTCTctccttctccttgcgctctcCAATAGTTCCATCCCTAGTTATAAGACACCTCTTACTAACGCCTGACCTTTTGTTCTCGGACAACTAGCCTCCAATATTCTACTCCCTAAAAAAGAGGGTGGGCAAACTAATTCTCGCAGGCCACATGCGGCCCAGGTAATACTTTTTTGCGGCCCACtaaaagtgtataaatatgTAGTGTTATAAATGTGATTCCAATCAAATTTctacatttgaatatttttaatataatttaataacactCATATCAATCTGTATTGAATCTCTCAACATTCTCATACTtctaaaagagaaataaatacacCCTGAAATAAATCATGTGGTAGTCATCTAATTATCCCCAATTGGGGTACTATGcgtatttttcattcaatgttAGATAATTTTTCACTACTTAACAACAGCTAATTCGAG is part of the Lepeophtheirus salmonis chromosome 14, UVic_Lsal_1.4, whole genome shotgun sequence genome and harbors:
- the LOC121129215 gene encoding arrestin homolog, producing the protein MVVFFLYLGRREYVSCDGKMDPVEGVAHICDNKDYIEGKTLFASLVCTFRHGREEDEVMGVSFKKELIVDRCEIPTSNNTDDLTKLQSRLTRKLGDMAFPFILNFPEIAPNSVLIRGDEGDASQMGVNYEVRVHIGDGPSDFKGTKKSSVSMSIRKTQWVGVPNEKRCPTATADKGFLCSKGKIVLECKLDNEIVYHGQDIPINVSIHNNSNKSVKSIKCVIVQHCEMTLVQAQYSCKVARLETKDGCPLGPGASMNRTFTMKPLSQMCGCERGLALDAALSKVTDETNLASSSIAESGDPNDLLGVIVSYSIKVKLVLSGMGGELEVDVPFKLLHPRPESEEADKLQELKKETAKTVQSNKRRQKFQAQDSVLVDTFGTSQEE